The following are encoded in a window of Salegentibacter mishustinae genomic DNA:
- a CDS encoding ion transporter — protein sequence MPKIEAKPGWKAKLHEVIYEADTPSGKFFDVALLIVIAISIALVMLESVGTLNTKYYWHFYIAEWIITIIFSIEYILRIIAIKKPKNYIFSFYGIVDLLSTLPTYLAFIFGGHNLLFAVRALRLLRVFRILKVTRYIGESNRLLLALRNSRPKIIVFLFAVLIICIIMGTVMHLVEGEKGGFDNIPLSIYWCIVTLTTVGFGDIHPVTPVGRFIASFIMIVGYGIIAVPTGIVTSEITRSQKDKIPKNTQSCVYCNEDKHLDEAEFCHNCGKPLNDH from the coding sequence TTGCCAAAAATAGAAGCAAAACCAGGTTGGAAAGCAAAACTTCATGAAGTAATTTATGAAGCCGATACTCCTTCAGGGAAGTTTTTTGACGTGGCCTTACTTATTGTAATTGCCATAAGTATCGCATTAGTAATGCTGGAAAGTGTAGGAACACTAAACACCAAGTATTACTGGCATTTCTATATTGCAGAATGGATTATCACCATAATTTTTAGTATAGAATACATTCTGCGCATAATCGCTATAAAAAAACCTAAGAATTATATTTTTAGCTTTTATGGGATCGTAGACCTATTATCTACACTCCCAACCTATCTCGCCTTTATTTTTGGTGGCCATAACTTACTATTTGCCGTTAGAGCTTTAAGATTACTTAGAGTCTTCAGGATTTTAAAAGTCACTCGCTATATAGGTGAGTCTAACCGCCTTTTATTAGCCTTAAGAAATAGTAGGCCCAAGATTATTGTCTTCCTATTTGCTGTACTTATTATTTGCATCATTATGGGTACGGTAATGCACCTGGTAGAAGGGGAAAAAGGAGGTTTTGATAATATACCACTTAGCATTTACTGGTGTATTGTTACGCTTACCACCGTTGGTTTTGGCGATATCCACCCGGTAACACCTGTGGGACGTTTTATAGCTTCTTTTATTATGATTGTTGGTTATGGAATTATTGCGGTACCAACAGGAATTGTTACTTCAGAGATCACCCGCTCGCAAAAAGATAAAATTCCTAAAAATACTCAGTCCTGTGTTTATTGTAATGAAGATAAACATTTAGACGAAGCTGAATTTTGCCATAACTGCGGAAAACCTCTAAATGACCACTAA
- the miaA gene encoding tRNA (adenosine(37)-N6)-dimethylallyltransferase MiaA: protein MTTNYLINIVGPTAIGKTSLAIQLANKFDTEIISADSRQFYKEMSIGTAVPSTEELNAAKHHFIQHISIEDNYNVGDFESDAIKKLDELFKNNKIVIMVGGSGLYTKSVLEGLDYFPEVSLEIRQEHNLKLEKEGLDSLQQQLHKLDPDYYKIVDLENPHRVIRALEVCMSSGKPYSSYLNQPKKKRNFTAISIGLSAEREIIYDRINRRVDLMITEGLMDEAKALFTQRELNALNTVGYKELFSYLEGKDSLETAVSEIKKNTRRFAKRQLTWFRKDQEINWFDYKTPVEEIQQFLNSKIKNYEN from the coding sequence ATGACCACTAATTACCTTATTAATATTGTTGGGCCAACTGCCATTGGCAAGACTTCTTTGGCCATTCAACTCGCAAATAAGTTCGATACTGAAATAATTTCGGCAGATTCAAGGCAGTTTTACAAGGAAATGAGCATAGGCACGGCCGTACCTTCGACCGAAGAACTAAATGCTGCAAAACACCATTTTATTCAGCATATTTCTATTGAAGATAATTATAATGTAGGCGACTTTGAATCTGACGCCATTAAAAAATTAGACGAATTATTCAAAAATAATAAGATCGTGATCATGGTTGGTGGTAGCGGACTCTACACCAAAAGTGTATTGGAAGGTTTAGATTATTTCCCTGAAGTTTCTTTAGAAATAAGGCAGGAGCATAACCTGAAATTAGAAAAAGAAGGTTTGGATTCTTTACAACAGCAATTGCATAAATTAGATCCTGATTATTATAAAATAGTAGATTTAGAAAATCCGCATCGGGTGATTAGAGCGCTGGAAGTTTGTATGAGCAGCGGAAAACCTTACTCCTCTTACCTCAACCAGCCAAAAAAGAAACGCAATTTTACTGCTATAAGTATAGGGCTTAGCGCCGAGCGCGAAATAATCTATGATCGTATAAATCGTCGGGTAGATCTTATGATAACTGAAGGTCTAATGGATGAAGCTAAGGCACTTTTCACGCAACGCGAATTGAATGCTTTAAATACTGTGGGCTATAAAGAACTTTTTTCATATTTAGAAGGGAAAGATTCTTTGGAAACTGCGGTTTCAGAAATTAAGAAAAATACCAGGAGATTTGCAAAACGGCAACTCACCTGGTTTAGAAAAGATCAGGAAATAAATTGGTTTGATTATAAAACTCCTGTAGAAGAAATTCAGCAATTCCTTAACTCAAAAATCAAAAATTATGAAAATTGA
- a CDS encoding DJ-1/PfpI family protein: MKKLLFLTGDFAEDYETMVPFQMLVMLGYTVHTVCPGKKKGEKIKTAIHDFEGDQTYTEKPGHLFELNYSFDDVKPEDYDGLVMAGGRAPEYLRLNKKVIEITKHFFEKDKPVAAICHAIQILTVADVLKGRTLTAYPTIGPEIELVGGKYKEVEPTEAVVDGNLVTSPAWPGHSAFIAEFVKLLGAKIEI; encoded by the coding sequence ATGAAAAAATTACTCTTTTTAACCGGAGATTTTGCTGAAGATTATGAAACTATGGTTCCTTTCCAAATGCTGGTTATGTTGGGATATACCGTCCATACTGTTTGCCCCGGAAAGAAAAAGGGAGAGAAGATAAAAACTGCTATCCACGATTTTGAAGGAGACCAGACTTACACTGAAAAACCGGGTCATTTATTCGAACTCAACTACTCTTTTGATGATGTAAAACCCGAAGATTATGATGGTTTGGTAATGGCCGGTGGCCGTGCTCCGGAATATCTTAGATTAAATAAAAAGGTAATTGAAATCACTAAGCATTTTTTTGAAAAAGATAAACCGGTTGCTGCAATTTGCCACGCGATTCAAATTCTTACAGTTGCAGATGTATTAAAGGGAAGAACGCTTACAGCATACCCAACCATAGGCCCGGAAATTGAATTAGTAGGAGGGAAGTACAAAGAGGTAGAACCTACTGAGGCGGTGGTAGATGGCAATTTAGTGACCTCACCAGCCTGGCCGGGGCATTCTGCTTTTATTGCGGAATTTGTAAAACTTTTGGGAGCCAAAATTGAGATTTAA
- a CDS encoding Gfo/Idh/MocA family protein: MQNRRTFIKKSGLLIAASTLPIPNFLFPKNREKLGVALVGLGNYSTGQLAPALQETEFCELKGIVTGSPEKIPLWQRKYEIKDQNVYNYDNMDRIANNDEIDVIYIVLPTGLHAQYAIKAANTGKQVWCEKPMAKTSEECRAIIEACNKNRVKLSIGYRMQHEKNTQTLIKWAETKPFGKMKNLKAEAGYYGDPMTPWKLEKEMGGGAMYDMGVYPLNAARYTTGLEPISVSARHIINRPEIFDEVDETTTFNLEFPNGLTADCKTSFGENLNNLEVNCEDGWYYLRPFQSYSGVKGKGSDGTVLPPFGKNQQAVQMDDDALAIIEDKPVLVPGEDGLKDIIIPEKIYESASKNGERLNL, encoded by the coding sequence ATGCAAAACCGTAGAACCTTTATCAAAAAATCGGGATTATTGATTGCGGCGAGCACGCTACCAATTCCGAACTTTTTATTTCCGAAGAATAGAGAAAAACTAGGTGTTGCCCTGGTTGGTTTGGGAAATTACAGCACCGGACAATTGGCTCCTGCCCTGCAGGAAACAGAATTTTGTGAACTAAAGGGTATAGTTACCGGAAGTCCTGAAAAAATCCCGCTTTGGCAACGTAAATACGAGATTAAAGATCAAAACGTGTATAATTATGACAATATGGACCGTATTGCCAATAACGACGAAATAGATGTGATCTATATTGTGTTACCTACCGGGTTGCACGCACAATATGCCATTAAAGCTGCAAATACAGGGAAACAAGTATGGTGCGAAAAACCTATGGCAAAAACTTCGGAAGAATGCCGGGCAATAATCGAAGCCTGTAATAAAAACCGGGTAAAACTTTCTATTGGCTATAGAATGCAACACGAAAAGAATACTCAAACATTAATAAAGTGGGCAGAAACCAAACCTTTTGGTAAAATGAAAAACCTAAAAGCAGAAGCCGGTTATTATGGAGACCCCATGACACCCTGGAAACTGGAAAAAGAAATGGGTGGCGGTGCAATGTATGATATGGGAGTTTACCCTTTAAATGCCGCGCGCTATACCACCGGTTTAGAACCTATTTCGGTAAGTGCAAGACATATTATTAATAGACCCGAAATTTTTGATGAAGTAGATGAAACGACCACCTTTAATCTTGAATTCCCAAATGGACTTACCGCTGATTGTAAAACCAGTTTTGGAGAAAATCTAAATAATCTTGAAGTGAATTGCGAAGATGGATGGTATTATTTAAGGCCTTTTCAATCTTACTCGGGCGTGAAAGGAAAAGGCAGCGATGGAACGGTATTACCTCCATTTGGCAAAAATCAGCAAGCTGTACAAATGGATGATGATGCCCTGGCGATTATTGAGGATAAACCGGTTTTGGTGCCCGGGGAAGATGGATTAAAAGACATTATAATCCCGGAAAAAATATATGAATCTGCCAGTAAGAACGGGGAACGTTTAAATCTGTAA
- a CDS encoding sensor histidine kinase: protein MSLSALKNKYIDVKLILLLAAFYTLFNLVYLGKLAYMRAFVYREIVESWHDIIIHNMLIDWIIVVVYMSLIAISTKRLLDENYSWIRIFLLHTLFSILIGFVIRFVFDLHGILLGRMTFADYSIKASIDRMIFVIDLNFLIYFAMIFIIYTYYYLKQVKETEKQKTLLESQLTNTRMKMLSSQLQPHFLFNTLNSISVLVEMDAKKAQDTIADLSDLLREILYSSENYKVSLRKELRMLDYYLNILTLRFSDHLIIEKNIDESLLDQLVPSLLLQPVIENSVKHGYSYHNIHLKIVINISKSRGYLVLSVHNNGKPLTEKQEALLEKGVGISNTRDRLLTLYGKKASFKIRNKEGGVETLIKIPFSKT from the coding sequence ATGAGCCTTTCAGCCTTAAAAAATAAATACATAGACGTAAAGCTTATTTTGCTTTTGGCGGCTTTCTATACTTTATTCAATCTGGTTTACCTGGGTAAATTGGCTTATATGCGTGCTTTCGTTTACAGAGAAATCGTAGAATCCTGGCACGACATTATTATTCACAATATGCTTATAGACTGGATTATTGTAGTGGTTTATATGAGCCTTATTGCAATAAGTACGAAGCGTCTTTTAGATGAAAATTATTCGTGGATAAGGATTTTTCTACTGCATACTCTATTTTCAATTTTAATAGGATTTGTAATTCGGTTTGTTTTCGATCTTCATGGAATTTTACTCGGCCGAATGACTTTTGCCGATTATAGTATAAAAGCCAGTATAGACCGAATGATATTTGTAATAGATCTTAATTTTCTCATCTACTTTGCGATGATTTTTATAATCTATACCTATTATTATTTAAAACAGGTGAAAGAGACCGAAAAGCAAAAAACGCTGCTGGAATCCCAACTTACCAATACTCGAATGAAAATGTTGTCTTCCCAGCTACAACCACATTTTTTATTCAACACTTTAAATTCAATCTCAGTTTTAGTAGAGATGGATGCTAAAAAAGCCCAGGATACTATTGCAGATCTAAGCGATTTGCTTCGGGAAATTTTATACAGTAGCGAGAATTATAAGGTTAGCCTCAGAAAGGAATTACGAATGCTGGATTATTATCTAAATATTCTCACTCTAAGATTTTCAGATCATTTAATAATTGAGAAGAATATAGATGAAAGCCTTTTAGATCAATTAGTGCCTTCCTTACTATTGCAACCTGTTATCGAGAACTCGGTTAAACACGGTTATTCTTACCACAACATACATCTTAAAATTGTAATCAATATTTCTAAATCTAGAGGTTACCTGGTGCTTAGCGTTCATAATAATGGAAAACCACTTACCGAAAAACAAGAAGCTTTGTTAGAAAAAGGAGTGGGAATTTCTAATACCAGGGATCGTTTACTTACACTTTACGGAAAAAAGGCCAGTTTTAAAATACGCAATAAAGAGGGGGGAGTAGAAACATTAATAAAAATACCCTTTTCCAAAACCTGA
- a CDS encoding LytR/AlgR family response regulator transcription factor, whose translation MKALVVDDEELARRRVLNLLAEVEEIEVLGECSNGKEAIAQINKLKPGLVFLDISMKDMSGFEVLQKLNVNPKPVVVFVTAYDNYATKAFDVDAFDFLLKPFRDERFFKTIKKVLNITNNEVQENFEKRLQTLFEVYSKDRKTSKIPLKLPVRQGNKTVLLTPHEVSYICASGYYAEIYTENSKYLLRESLNNLEEFFKNHAFFRIHRSAIINLNHIKEIVHSDFSEVDVKMKDNKLLRISKSNKKELFDKLGI comes from the coding sequence ATGAAAGCACTTGTTGTAGATGATGAAGAACTGGCAAGAAGAAGAGTGCTTAACCTGCTTGCCGAAGTAGAGGAAATTGAAGTTTTAGGAGAATGCTCCAATGGGAAAGAAGCTATTGCTCAAATTAACAAGCTTAAGCCGGGACTTGTTTTTCTTGATATTAGTATGAAAGATATGAGTGGCTTTGAAGTGTTGCAAAAGCTTAATGTGAACCCCAAACCGGTAGTCGTCTTTGTAACGGCTTATGATAATTATGCCACCAAAGCTTTTGACGTTGATGCTTTCGATTTTCTGCTGAAACCATTTAGAGACGAGCGGTTTTTCAAAACCATAAAAAAGGTACTTAACATCACAAATAATGAAGTTCAGGAAAATTTTGAAAAGCGCCTACAAACCTTATTCGAGGTTTATAGCAAAGACAGGAAAACTTCTAAGATCCCATTAAAACTTCCGGTTAGGCAGGGTAATAAAACCGTTTTGCTAACACCCCATGAGGTCAGTTATATATGTGCCTCCGGTTATTATGCTGAAATATATACCGAAAACAGTAAATATTTACTGCGGGAATCTTTAAATAACCTGGAAGAGTTTTTTAAAAACCATGCCTTTTTTAGAATTCATAGATCAGCTATTATTAACCTGAATCACATTAAAGAGATTGTTCATTCAGATTTTTCTGAAGTAGATGTAAAAATGAAAGACAACAAATTATTACGCATCAGTAAATCCAATAAAAAAGAATTATTTGATAAACTCGGAATTTAA
- a CDS encoding GAF domain-containing sensor histidine kinase has protein sequence MVSQLLDIVCLNTGMGFAAIARVTEDKWITCASKDKISFGLKPGDELKVETTLCSQVRRQNEAVYIDNVATSDTYAKHPTPAMYGFGSYISVPVYKKDGSFFGTLCAIDKEPAKVDNEEVKGMFQLYAELISFHLEAIEEKERAVAELNEEQHIAELREQFIAILGHDLKNPIATTRMSAEILMKFSKEDIVKRNAALIKSTSIRMENLIDNLLDFARGRLGEGIKLNKTKDFGKLENILEQVINEIKTISPNRDFSTNIRIENPVNCDPNRIAQLCSNLLGNAVTHGSQDNPIELEAVCLNGQFKLEITNKGAKIPKKVREKLFEPFYRIEGEEPKQGLGLGLYIASEIAKAHEGNINVKSTDKETVFSFVMPAHN, from the coding sequence ATCGTCTCTCAGCTATTAGACATTGTTTGCCTTAATACAGGAATGGGATTTGCTGCTATTGCACGTGTTACCGAAGACAAATGGATAACGTGCGCAAGTAAGGATAAAATTTCGTTTGGCTTAAAACCAGGTGACGAATTAAAAGTAGAAACTACGCTTTGCAGCCAGGTGCGAAGGCAAAATGAAGCGGTTTATATTGATAATGTAGCTACTAGTGACACATATGCTAAGCATCCCACCCCGGCTATGTACGGATTTGGCAGTTATATATCTGTACCGGTTTATAAAAAAGATGGAAGTTTCTTTGGAACGCTTTGCGCTATAGATAAAGAGCCGGCCAAAGTAGATAATGAGGAAGTTAAAGGAATGTTTCAACTTTACGCTGAGCTAATAAGTTTTCATCTTGAAGCGATTGAAGAGAAGGAAAGAGCAGTTGCAGAGCTTAACGAAGAGCAACATATAGCCGAATTGCGGGAGCAATTTATAGCGATCTTAGGACACGATCTTAAGAACCCTATTGCCACCACCAGAATGAGTGCTGAAATTCTAATGAAATTTAGCAAGGAAGATATTGTAAAACGCAATGCTGCCCTTATTAAATCTACCAGCATTAGAATGGAAAATTTAATAGATAACCTTCTGGATTTTGCTCGTGGCCGCTTAGGTGAAGGCATTAAATTAAATAAAACAAAGGATTTTGGGAAGCTGGAAAATATTTTGGAGCAGGTAATTAATGAAATAAAAACCATATCTCCAAACCGAGATTTCTCTACAAATATTAGAATTGAAAATCCTGTTAATTGTGACCCTAATAGAATTGCACAATTATGCTCTAACCTCCTGGGAAATGCTGTTACCCACGGTTCGCAGGATAACCCTATAGAGCTTGAAGCTGTTTGTTTAAATGGACAATTTAAATTAGAAATCACCAATAAAGGAGCAAAAATCCCGAAAAAAGTAAGAGAGAAATTGTTTGAACCTTTTTATCGTATTGAAGGTGAAGAGCCTAAACAAGGTTTAGGGCTTGGTCTATATATAGCTTCCGAAATTGCTAAAGCTCACGAAGGAAATATAAATGTGAAATCTACAGACAAAGAAACAGTGTTCAGCTTTGTAATGCCTGCACATAACTAA